A genomic region of Pelodiscus sinensis isolate JC-2024 chromosome 1, ASM4963464v1, whole genome shotgun sequence contains the following coding sequences:
- the LOC142829351 gene encoding uncharacterized protein LOC142829351, which produces MEPELPLGRRGPHTTILQLLLHLRETIMRLLPELDPDQRDEGFPRPAATLPLPPNFFVDRRVWRFNTSSDWWDRLVMEIWDDQDWLRNFRMRKTTFQELCTWLAPALQRQDTHLRPAIPLEKRVAIALWKLATPDSYRSVGHQFGVGRSTVGAVLMEVVRAINSELLNRLICLPDLDSIMAGFAALGFPNCGGALDGTHIAIRALPHRAAQFINRKGYFSMVL; this is translated from the exons atggagccagagctgcccctgggcaggcgagggccccacaccaccatactgcagctgttgctgcatcttcgtgagacaatcatgaggctccttcccgagctggacccagaccagagggacgaggggttcccccgtccggcagccacactgcccttgcctccgaactttttcgtggacaggcgtgtttggaggtttaacaccagctctgactggtgggaccggctcgtgatggagatctgggatgaccaagactggctacggaacttccgcatgagaaagaccactttccaggagctgtgtacctggctcgcccctgctctgcaacggcaagacacccacctgcggcccgccatccccctggaaaagagggtcgccattgccctctggaagctggcaacccccgacagctaccgctccgtgggacaccaatttggagtggggagatctactgtcggggccgtcttgatggag gtggtgagggccatcaattcggagctgctcaacaggctcatctgtctaccggatctggacagcatcatggccggctttgctgccctcggcttccccaattgcggaggagcgctcgatgggacacacattgccatccgtgcactgccccatcgagcagcccaattcataaacagaaagggctacttttctatggtcctctag
- the LOC142829354 gene encoding uncharacterized protein LOC142829354: protein MGPEEEDTEETATLTLEPVTQTSEASQASSGAGEEAAAGPAVEEGRSTPAPPPSPSRRHGSRRHRRVYADILRQHVEAVQEQNAILLQRAEAEERWRDRLMNELVLQRTVLYATLREVSGLPAAVPGPAPPAPHDPTPPNPPSTTAALSPLGPPSPPAHPAPQPLSPPGPPLPQASTSQEPPSSQPTDRCITRSRSRGAPQTRGPARKGKSAKPRST from the exons atgggcccagaggaggaggacaccgaggagacggcgaccctcaccctggagccagtcacccagacctctgaggcctcccaggcgtcatctggcgcgggagaggaagcagcag ccggaccagccgtggaagagggccgcagcaccccagccccacctccatctccatctcggagacatgggagccgcagacacaggcgtgtctacgccgacatcctccggcagcacgtcgaggctgtgcaggagcagaacgccatcctgctccagagggcggaggcagaggagcggtggcgtgatcggctcatgaatgagctggtcctgcagcgcacggtgctgtacgccaccctgagggaggtcagcggcttgcctgctgctgtgcctggtcctgctcctccagcaccccatgaccccaccccaccaaaccccccttccacaacagcagccctttccccccttggacctccctctcccccagcccacccagctccccagcccctctctccccctggccctcctctcccccaggcttccacgtcccaagagccccccagcagccagccaaccgacaggtgcatcacccgatcccgtagccggggagcaccccaaacacgaggcccagccaggaaagggaaatctgccaagccccgttcaacctga